The nucleotide window GGTATTCTATAAATTGGTCGCCAATGTATTGATTAAGATGACCTAGTACTTCTCCAATTATTCTAGCTGTTTTTATAAAATCATTATGTTTTTTCTTCTGATGAGACTTTTCAACTGTATTGATAATGAATCCATCAAAGAAAGTTTCAGGTACACTCATTATTTTACTACTTTCCCAGATTCGTAAAACTTCTTTATTCTCACATAGTTGCTCCCATTGTTGTTCAAATGCTTTACGTTCTGTTTGAGTTAATGCATGACCATTTTTCTCGTGTTCATATATTTTTTTTAATTGTTCGGATGAGAGTTCGCCCATATTTAATGGCATAAAATCAATGTCGATTCTATTAAAATGGCTTTTATTTGCTTCATTTGTATTAATGATAAAGATGTTGTTTATTTTCCCTTTTAGTAAATACAGAACAAATCTTAAACCTGTTTGTTCATGTGCATTTTCTCCGGCCCAAATAATAATCGGATGGTAACTTGGGATCTGTTCAATATCTAATAGAGTCCGATTAAAGCGCTCTTCATAATTGAAAAGCACCTCATCATCTATGTTTAAATGTGTTCTTAACCATTCATAGCGTTTATTAATACCTTGTGAGTCATGTAAATTCCAAATCGAACCTATTGAAAACAAATCGGAAAAGGTAATAATCTTATCATGTTGATTTAATCCTAACTTATTTAAAGCGATTTTTAAGCTACCAGCCGGTGAATCGCCAAATACAATATGAGTAGTATGAAATTGGGTGTGCTCTTCGACACTAGCTTGATTTTTTTTATACTTCAACAGGTCGTTATATGTTTTTTTTATATCTAAAAAGAATTGCTGCTCTGAATAGCCCTTTCTTTCTTCAACCACTTGCATACGTAAAAAGACTTGAAGTAATAATGATTTCAATTCTTTTTCTTCCAATTGATTAATCGTACCTTTCATATCATCAAACAATTGAATCTCTCCCTTTAGATTTTTTTACTAGTAACATTAATAGAACTAACTATTTTGTTGAAGTGAGCGCCTTTAAACCCTCTTTTAGAAAAATTTTATAAATTAAACGCCATCTAAAACAGTCAGAAGAGCCATTGTTATACAGGAGATCATTATCGTAAATGCTCCAGTCATAAAATAGACATTTAACCTGAAATCTATCTCTTTACGGGATTTATCAATTATAAGTGCTAAGTTTAAACAAAATATAATCGCTAATACTGGTGTTCCATATACTGCCATAAAAATGAAAAACATCTCTACCACCTCCCAAACGTTATAAAGTATTTTACAATTGAAAAACGTAACAATTAGCGAAGAAAATATAACAATAAAATTGAAAAACACTAAAATTCAAGAACGCTATGAAAACAGCGTTTCTTGGTTTTTTCTTAAATTATATCAATTTGCGGTATCAATAAGCCAAACTTTCCTTATAGAATCTTCAATAGCCGATTCTCCCTATTAAAGCTCTCAGATGATAGATCAATAACTTTTCTCTTAATCTCACTTCGTAAAAAAGTAGTATACAGGACAATGGAAAATTATTGTTACTATAGAAATGTGTCTAATAAAGTCGAAATTTGCAAAATATCGGAATATATTTTCTTATCTAAAATCCTTTGAATCAAATCTTATTATCTGTTTTTACTTGAACTTATTCAAAATTATAAATTTTAGTGGTAGTTTTATGTTGAAATACAAATTGAAAGGAGAAGTATAATGTCGAAAAAACTAGGTAGAATAATTGTTAGTTTTGTAGTGTTGTATTCAATTTTCATTTTAGGACAAGTAAATAATGTAGCTGCTGCTCAGGTGTTTATTAAACCTGCAAATGGTACATACACAAGCCCTTATGGTATGAGAGATGGTGTAATGCATTATGGTATTGATATTGCAGCATCTGGATCAAGTGTGGCTGTTAACGCTTCTGCAACGGGAGTAATTAGTAAAGTAGCTGATGGTTGTTCAAATAATGGCTATAGGGGAAATACATGTAATGGTGGATATGGAAATTATATAATCGTTCGACATAGTATTGCAGGACAAACTTATAATACATTGTATGCCCATTTAAAATCTATTAATGTTAATGTAGGTCAATCAGTAAGTCAGGGTACTCAAATTGGAGTTATGGGGAATAGCGGCGATTCATCAGCTCAACATT belongs to Solibacillus sp. FSL R7-0682 and includes:
- a CDS encoding DUF1835 domain-containing protein, whose product is MFDDMKGTINQLEEKELKSLLLQVFLRMQVVEERKGYSEQQFFLDIKKTYNDLLKYKKNQASVEEHTQFHTTHIVFGDSPAGSLKIALNKLGLNQHDKIITFSDLFSIGSIWNLHDSQGINKRYEWLRTHLNIDDEVLFNYEERFNRTLLDIEQIPSYHPIIIWAGENAHEQTGLRFVLYLLKGKINNIFIINTNEANKSHFNRIDIDFMPLNMGELSSEQLKKIYEHEKNGHALTQTERKAFEQQWEQLCENKEVLRIWESSKIMSVPETFFDGFIINTVEKSHQKKKHNDFIKTARIIGEVLGHLNQYIGDQFIEYRVRRLIVDGIFDMEGVPKAMRYYSIKMK